A genomic window from Yarrowia lipolytica chromosome 1D, complete sequence includes:
- a CDS encoding uncharacterized protein (Compare to YALI0D06820g, some similarities with uniprot|P32337 Saccharomyces cerevisiae YMR308c PSE1 beta karyopherin), whose product MDQLLILSNAQVEEFLHPFRAGLRDVHSDTKLATLGAITTLLTSIEKDAWAPLEPLLEDILELYDPSSSPNKPTQMKTYKKLIALAQVAPRFFAPKFLEFATLSTEIVSTKRHPVEFRLLPLEFMTMFVTGVPHLCRASPGFIKNVISCCVQMIAEGEDTKSKDREFNNSAEKEACQFLTMLARELQETVVMALFNYLKIQETSLASTWQNRYATLMAIASISEGCPSTILKEEYEVLRAIEKALCDSSTRVQWAGCHALGRISVDLAGKVQVRYHERVVAAVTRTLRTPRADKAVLASCATALAHFCHNASKQILTLYVDDVVNTLLHLVDEKDNPLYLKQEVVFAVDRIASIAPDNFVKCYDRFTPLLVSLLNSTDYTADEKIPFLECTGTIGAAVGRDRFSPHAEELAITYSALRETGSSLKFFSALAMAWTKINPLMGHSQYLDEIERVVRPLIESAQVVPKMVMIYNDDDVRRFTKASDWQVYMLGGKALCTSKRELEDKALAIGTLTSMTMLLKDRMFLKDKLVEITELWVKRFEFENVQSMAAKLFPHLLEAILLDGQTTGAMYRLDRAWGLIFNCAMSVMSENMTVGTLATFYREIHSTVRKLGRTSLVDRQMKELVTVLVLNMSQLADRHTQHYLELGSAAPFMSADDRELISEQKKIVLYAHAIKGSPFISLLEEKLMSMLNDVSAPRTVTQGIRILSFLLEIYGREVALYSLITKVTSSMYSLDLGVRAEAIRCIGIAAEFGGEAYSQYTVHRLNDLFNFAASRDHEAMYCIENACATIAKIAKSGVLTKGSDLSNMAVDAFLKSLPITRIREIAPTAYVFLMDLMDSNHPAVKEGAEKMIGSIEAAFAENVLEEEQARELILAIPGWLYRDFQNEPKRMRHLESILSDGIQAVIRNVRNAI is encoded by the coding sequence atggACCAACTCCTCATCCTCTCCAACGCCCAAGTGGAGGAGTTCCTGCACCCGTTCCGGGCAGGCCTGAGAGATGTCCACTCGGACACCAAGCTGGCGACGCTAGGCGCTATCACCACGCTTCTGACTTCGATAGAAAAGGACGCCTGGGCGCCCCTGGAGCCGCTTCTGGAAGACATTCTCGAGCTCTACGACCCGAGCTCTTCCCCCAACAAGCCCACCCAGATGAAGACctacaagaagctcattgCCCTCGCCCAGGTGGCACCCCGGTTTTTTGCCCCCAAGTTCCTCGAATTCGCTACTCTAAGCACAGAAATTGTGTCTACAAAACGCCATCCTGTCGAGTTCCGGCTGCTCCCTCTCGAATTCATGACCATGTTTGTCACCGGTGTCCCCCACCTCTGCCGTGCCAGCCCCGGCTTCATCAAGAACGTCATCTCCTGCTGCGTTCAGATGATCGCCGAGGGAGAAGACACAAAGAGCAAAGACAGAGAGTTCAACAACTCTGCTGAGAAAGAGGCGTGTCAGTTTCTGACCATGCTGGCCCGAGAACTCCAGGAAACCGTGGTGATGGCTTTGTTCAACTACCTCAAAATCCAGGAGACCTCTCTCGCGTCCACATGGCAGAACCGGTACGCCACCCTCATGGCCATTGCCTCCATTTCTGAGGGCTGTCCTTCGACAATTCTCAAAGAGGAATATGAGGTGCTCAGGGCCATCGAGAAGGCCTTGTGCGATTCAAGCACCAGGGTACAGTGGGCAGGATGTCATGCTCTCGGGAGAATTAGCGTCGATCTCGCAGGAAAGGTCCAGGTGAGATATCATGAGCGAGTAGTCGCTGCTGTAACCCGTACGTTGAGAACCCCCCGAGCAGATAAGGCTGTGCTGGCCTCGTGTGCCACAGCTCTTGCCCACTTTTGCCACAATGCTTCCAAACAAATTCTAACTCTCTATGTAGACGACGTTGTCAACACCCTGCTGCATCTCGTCGACGAAAAGGATAACCCTCTCTACCTCAAGCAAGAGGTAGTGTTTGCCGTCGACCGCATCGCGTCTATTGCACCCGACAACTTCGTGAAATGCTACGACAGATTTACCCCATTGCTAGTTTCACTATTGAATTCTACCGATTACACCGCCGACGAGAAAATCCCCTTCCTCGAGTGCACCGGCACTATTGGAGCTGCTGTGGGCCGTGACCGGTTCTCTCCTCACGCCGAAGAGCTCGCCATTACGTACAGTGCACTTCGAGAGACTGGATCTTCTCTCAAATTCTTCTCTGCTCTCGCCATGGCGTGGACCAAGATCAATCCGCTTATGGGACACTCTCAGTACCTCGATGAGATTGAACGTGTTGTCCGTCCTCTCATTGAGTCTGCACAGGTGGTTCCTAAGATGGTGATGATATATAACGACGACGATGTCCGACGGTTTACCAAGGCCAGCGACTGGCAGGTATACATGCTTGGAGGCAAGGCTCTGTGCACCAGCAAGCGAGAGCTAGAAGACAAGGCTCTCGCCATCGGAACCCTCACTTCCATGACTATGCTTCTGAAGGATCGAATGTTCCTAAAGGACAAGCTCGTCGAAATCACCGAGCTGTGGGTCAAGCGCTTTGAGTTTGAGAACGTTCAGTCTATGGCTGCCAAGCTGTTCCctcatcttctcgaggCCATCTTGCTTGATGGTCAGACCACCGGTGCCATGTATCGTCTTGACAGAGCCTGGGGTCTGATTTTCAACTGCGCCATGTCCGTCATGAGCGAGAACATGACTGTTGGCACCCTTGCCACCTTCTACCGGGAAATCCATAGCACTGTTCGAAAGCTCGGTCGCACTTCGCTTGTCGATCGACAGATGAAGGAGCTTGTTACCGTCCTAGTTCtcaacatgtctcagcTTGCTGATCGACACACCCAGCACTATCTCGAGCTtggttctgctgctccctTCATGAGTGCCGACGACCGAGAGCTGATTTccgagcagaagaagattgtTCTGTACGCCCATGCCATCAAGGGCAGTCCCTTCATCTCGCTGCTTGAGGAGAAGCTTATGTCCATGCTCAATGATGTTTCTGCCCCTCGTACCGTCACCCAGGGTATTCGAATTCTGTCTTTCCTGCTGGAGATTTATGGCCGTGAAGTCGCGCTTTACTctctcatcaccaaggtgACCTCGTCCATGTACTCTCTTGACCTCGGTGTTCGAGCAGAGGCGATCCGATGCATTGGTATTGCCGCCGAGTTTGGCGGCGAGGCCTATTCCCAGTACACTGTGCACCGATTGAACGACCTGTTCAACTTTGCTgcttcacgtgaccacgAGGCCATGTACTGCATCGAGAATGCTTGTGCCACCATTGCCAAGATTGCCAAGAGCGGCGTGCTCACCAAGGGCTCGGATCTGTCCAACATGGCTGTCGATGCATTCCTCAAGTCGCTTCCTATCACACGAATCCGCGAGATTGCGCCCACTGCGTACGTCTTTTTGATGGATCTGATGGACAGCAACCACCCTGCTGTGAAGGAAGGCGCCGAGAAGATGATTGGGTCAATCGAGGCTGCGTTCGCAGAAAAtgtgctggaggaggaacaggcGCGAGAGCTGATTCTCGCCATCCCTGGCTGGCTTTACCGAGACTTCCAGAACGAGCCCAAGCGGATGCGACATCTTGAGTCCATTCTGTCGGACGGCATACAGGCTGTTATTCGGAATGTCCGAAACGCCATTTAG